The following coding sequences lie in one Prionailurus viverrinus isolate Anna chromosome X, UM_Priviv_1.0, whole genome shotgun sequence genomic window:
- the IGSF1 gene encoding immunoglobulin superfamily member 1 isoform X1 → MTLDRPGQRPTMLRTFTVLLFCIRLSLGMTSIVMQSQPELWIETNYPQAPWENITLWCKSPSRISSKFLLLKDKTQMTWIRPSSKTFQVSFPLGALTKYNAGLYRCCYWKETGWSEPSKVLELEAPGQLPKPIFWIQAETSPLPGCNVNILCHGWLQDLVFMLFKEGYAEPVDYQIPTGTVAIFSIANMTPESEGVYICRTHIQMLPTLWSEPSNPLKLIVAGLYPKPTLTAYPGPIMAPGESLSLRCQGPIYGMTFALIRLEDLEKSFYRKRPIKNEAYFFFRALKIHDAGHYLCFYYDGSYRGSLLSDILKIWVTDTFPKTWLLAQPSPVVQMGQNVSLWCQGPVDGVGLALYKKGEDKPLQLLDTASTDDDESFFLNNVTYSDAGVYSCLYLLSWKTSIRMTSHNTMELVVVDKPPKPSLSAWPSTVFKLGKAITLQCRVPHPVLEFSLEWEERATFQKFSVDGDFIISNAEGKGTGTYSCSYRIQAHPNIWSHRSEPLRLMGPAGFLTWNYVLNEAIRLSLFMQLVALLLVVLWIRWKCRRLRIREAWLLGTAQGVTMLFIVTVLFCCAISFAGLCNGVLTEETEIIMPTPKPELWAETNFPLAPWKNLTLWCRSPSGSTKEFVLLKDGTGWIATRPASEQVRAAFPLGALTQSHTGSYHCHSWEEMAVSEPSEALELVGTDMLPKPVISASPPIRGQKLQIRCKGWLAGMEFVLYKEGVQEPVQQLGAVGREAFFTIQRMEAKDQGNYSCRTHTEKRPFKWSEPSEPLELVIKEMYPKPFFKTWASPVVTPGARVTFNCSTPHQHMSFILYKDGSEIASSDRSWASPGASAAHFLIISVGAGDGGNYSCRYYDFAIWSEPSDPVELVVTEYYPQPTLLAQPGPVVLPGKNVTLRCQGAFPGMRFALLQEGNQVPLQFQSTSGNSADFLLHTVGAEDSGNYSCVYYETTMSNRGSHLSKPIMIWVTDTFPKPWLFAEPSSVVPVGKNVTLWCQGPVHGVGYILHKEREATSVHLWGSTSNDGAFPITNISGASIGRYSCCYHPDWTSPIKIQPSNTLELIVTGLLPKPSLLAQPGPIVAPGENMTFQCQGELPDSTFVLLKEGTQEPLEQQKPSGYRADFWMPAVRGEDSGIYSCVYYLDSAPFAASNHSDFLEIWVTDKPPKPSLSAWPSTMFKLGKDITLQCRGPLPGVEFVLEHDGEEAPQQFSEDGDFVINNVEGKGIGNYSCSYRLQAYPDIWSEPSDALELVGAAGPAAQECTVGNIVRSSLIVVVVVALGVVLAIEWKKWPRLRTRDSETDGRDQTIALEECNQEGEPGANTSSPSSVSQETSVELPVPI, encoded by the exons ATGACCCTGGACCGGCCAGGGCAGCGACCCACCATGTTGCGGACATTTACTGTCTTGCTCTTTTGCATTC ggCTGAGTCTGGGTATGACATCGATAG TGATGCAGTCACAACCAGAGCTGTGGATAGAGACCAACTACCCTCAGGCCCCTTGGGAGAACATAACACTTTGGTGCAAAAGCCCCTCTCGGATTTCAAGCAAGTTCCTGCTGCTGAAGGATAAGACACAGATGACCTGGATCCGCCCTTCCTCCAAGACCTTCCAAGTTTCATTCCCTTTAGGTGCCCTTACTAAGTACAATGCAGGTCTTTACAGGTGCTGCTACTGGAAGGAGACAGGCTGGTCAGAGCCCAGTAAAGTTTTAGAGTTGGAGGCACCAG GTCAGCTGCCCAAGCCCATCTTCTGGATCCAGGCTGAGACCTCCCCTCTTCCTGGATGTAATGTTAACATACTCTGCCATGGCTGGCTGCAGGATTTGGTATTCATGCTGTTCAAGGAGGGATATGCAGAGCCCGTGGATTACCAAATCCCAACTGGGACAGTGGCCATATTCTCCATTGCCAACATGACACCTGAGAGCGAAGGGGTTTACATCTGCCGCACTCATATCCAGATGCTCCCCACTCTGTGGTCAGAGCCCAGCAACCCCCTGAAGCTGATTGTGGCAG GACTCTATCCCAAACCAACTCTGACAGCATATCCTGGGCCCATTATGGCACCTGGAGAAAGCCTGAGCCTCAGGTGTCAGGGGCCAATCTATGGAATGACATTTGCCCTAATAAGGCTTGAAGACTTGGAGAAATCCTTTTACCGCAAGAGGCCAATAAAAAATGAGGCATATTTCTTCTTTCGGGCTTTGAAAATCCATGATGCTGGACATTACCTCTGTTTTTACTATGATGGGTCATACAGGGGTTCACTCCTTAGTGATATCCTGAAAATCTGGGTAACCG ACACTTTCCCCAAGACCTGGCTACTTGCTCAGCCCAGTCCTGTGGTCCAAATGGGTCAGAACGTGAGCCTGTGGTGTCAAGGGCCAGTGGATGGAGTGGGGCTTGCACTCtataagaaaggagaagacaAACCACTTCAGCTCTTGGATACTGCCAGCACTGATGACGATGAGTCATTCTTCCTCAACAATGTGACCTACAGTGATGCTGGCGTCTATAGCTGCCTCTATCTCCTCTCCTGGAAGACCTCCATCAGGATGACATCACACAACACCATGGAGCTCGTGGTTGTAG ATAAGCCCCCCAAACCCTCCCTGTCAGCTTGGCCCAGCACTGTGTTCAAGCTAGGAAAGGCAATTACCCTCCAGTGCCGAGTACCTCATCCAGTACTCGAATTTTCTCTGGAATGGGAGGAAAGAGCAACATTCCAAAAATTCTCGGTGGATGGAGACTTCATCATCAGTAATGCTGAAGGGAAAGGCACAGGGACCTACAGTTGTAGTTATCGTATACAGGCACACCCCAACATCTGGTCACATCGCAGTGAGCCCCTGAGGCTGATGGGGCCAGCAG GCTTTCTCACCTGGAATTACGTTCTGAATGAAGCTATCAGGCTGTCCCTATTCATGCAGCTTGTTGCCTTGCTGTTGGTAGTGCTGTGGATAAGGTGGAAGTGTCGGAGACTCAGAATCAG AGAAGCCTGGTTGCTGGGGACTGCTCAAGGGGTCACCATGCTCTTCATAGTCACTGTCCTCTTCTGCTGTG CAATTTCTTTTGCAGGACTGTGCAATGGGGTATTGACAGAAGAGACTG AAATAATCATGCCAACCCCTAAGCCTGAGCTGTGGGCAGAGACCAACTTCCCTCTTGCCCCGTGGAAGAACTTAACCCTCTGGTGCAGAAGCCCTTCTGGCTCAACTAAGGAGTTTGTGTTGCTGAAGGATGGGACCGGGTGGATTGCAACTCGCCCGGCCTCAGAGCAGGTCCGGGCTGCCTTCCCCCTTGGTGCCCTGACCCAGAGCCACACCGGGAGTTACCATTGCCATTCGTGGGAGGAGATGGCTGTGTCAGAGCCCAGTGAGGCTCTGGAGCTGGTGGGCACAG ACATGCTCCCCAAACCTGTCATTTCTGCTTCCCCCCCAATCCGGGGCCAGAAACTGCAAATCCGGTGCAAAGGATGGCTGGCAGGCATGGAGTTTGTTCTGTACAAGGAGGGAGTGCAGGAACCTGTCCAGCAACTTGGTGCGGTTGGGAGAGAAGCCTTCTTTACAATCCAAAGAATGGAGGCTAAAGACCAAGGCAATTATAGCTGCCGTACTCACACTGAAAAGCGCCCCTTCAAGTGGTCTGAGCCCAGTGAGCCCCTGGAGCTTGTCATAAAAG AAATGTACCCCAAGCCCTTCTTCAAGACATGGGCCAGCCCTGTGGTCACTCCTGGTGCCCGAGTGACTTTCAACTGCTCCACTCCCCACCAGCACATGAGCTTTATTCTTTACAAAGATGGAAGTGAAATAGCATCCAGTGACAGGTCTTGGGCAAGTCCAGGGGCCAGTGCAGCTCACTTTCTGATCATTTCAGTGGGCGCTGGTGATGGAGGGAATTACAGCTGCCGCTATTATGACTTTGCTATCTGGTCTGAGCCCAGCGACCCTGTGGAGCTCGTGGTGACAG AATACTACCCGCAACCCACTCTCCTGGCGCAGCCAGGTCCTGTGGTGCTTCCTGGAAAGAATGTGACCCTGCGCTGCCAAGGGGCTTTCCCAGGCATGAGGTTTGCCCTCTTGCAGGAAGGAAACCAGGTTCCCTTACAGTTCCAGAGCACCTCAGGGAACTCAGCTGACTTCCTCCTCCATACCGTTGGAGCAGAGGACTCTGGGAACTACAGTTGTGTCTACTACGAGACAACCATGTCAAATAGGGGATCGCATCTCAGCAAGCCCATTATGATCTGGGTGACTG ACACGTTTCCCAAGCCATGGTTGTTTGCTGAGCCCAGTTCTGTGGTTCCTGTGGGGAAGAATGTTACTCTCTGGTGTCAGGGGCCAGTCCATGGAGTAGGGTACATTCTGcacaaagaaagagaagccaCTTCAGTGCATCTCTGGGGATCTACCAGTAATGACGGGGCATTCCCCATCACCAATATATCTGGTGCTAGCATAGGGCGTTACAGCTGCTGCTACCACCCTGACTGGACCAGCCCTATCAAGATACAGCCTAGCAACACTCTGGAACTCATAGTCACAG GTTTGCTCCCCAAACCCAGCCTCTTAGCCCAGCCAGGTCCCATTGTAGCCCCTGGAGAAAATATGACTTTTCAATGCCAAGGGGAACTTCCAGACTCAACATTTGTCCTGCTGAAGGAGGGCACTCAAGAGCCTTTGGAGCAACAGAAGCCAAGCGGGTACAGGGCTGACTTCTGGATGCCAGCGGTGAGAGGTGAAGATTCTGGGATCTATAGCTGTGTTTATTATTTGGATTCTGCTCCCTTTGCGGCTTCCAATCACAGTGACTTCCTGGAGATCTGGGTGACTG ATAAGCCCCCTAAGCCCTCGCTGTCAGCCTGGCCCAGTACTATGTTCAAGCTAGGGAAGGACATCACCCTTCAGTGCCGAGGACCCCTGCCAGGTGTTGAATTTGTCCTGGAGCATGATGGAGAAGAGGCTCCTCAGCAGTTCTCAGAGGATGGGGACTTCGTCATCAACAATGTAGAAGGAAAAGGCATTGGCAACTATAGCTGCAGCTACCGCCTCCAGGCCTATCCTGATATCTGGTCGGAGCCAAGTGATGCCCTGGAGCTGGTGGGGGCAGCAG GGCCTGCTGCTCAGGAGTGCACTGTGGGGAACATTGTCCGGAGTAGTCTGATTGTGGTGGTAGTTGTAGCCTTGGGGGTGGTGCTAGCCATAGAGTGGAAGAAGTGGCCTCGACTCCGAACCAG GGACTCAGAGACAGATGGAAGAGACCAGACCATAGCCCTTGAAGAGTGTAACCAAGAGGGAGAACCAGGCGCCAACACCAGCTCTCCCTCATCAGTCTCTCAGGAAACCTCAGTGGAACTGCCAGTCCCAATATAA
- the IGSF1 gene encoding immunoglobulin superfamily member 1 isoform X3 translates to MTLDRPGQRPTMLRTFTVLLFCILMQSQPELWIETNYPQAPWENITLWCKSPSRISSKFLLLKDKTQMTWIRPSSKTFQVSFPLGALTKYNAGLYRCCYWKETGWSEPSKVLELEAPGQLPKPIFWIQAETSPLPGCNVNILCHGWLQDLVFMLFKEGYAEPVDYQIPTGTVAIFSIANMTPESEGVYICRTHIQMLPTLWSEPSNPLKLIVAGLYPKPTLTAYPGPIMAPGESLSLRCQGPIYGMTFALIRLEDLEKSFYRKRPIKNEAYFFFRALKIHDAGHYLCFYYDGSYRGSLLSDILKIWVTDTFPKTWLLAQPSPVVQMGQNVSLWCQGPVDGVGLALYKKGEDKPLQLLDTASTDDDESFFLNNVTYSDAGVYSCLYLLSWKTSIRMTSHNTMELVVVDKPPKPSLSAWPSTVFKLGKAITLQCRVPHPVLEFSLEWEERATFQKFSVDGDFIISNAEGKGTGTYSCSYRIQAHPNIWSHRSEPLRLMGPAGFLTWNYVLNEAIRLSLFMQLVALLLVVLWIRWKCRRLRIREAWLLGTAQGVTMLFIVTVLFCCGLCNGVLTEETEIIMPTPKPELWAETNFPLAPWKNLTLWCRSPSGSTKEFVLLKDGTGWIATRPASEQVRAAFPLGALTQSHTGSYHCHSWEEMAVSEPSEALELVGTDMLPKPVISASPPIRGQKLQIRCKGWLAGMEFVLYKEGVQEPVQQLGAVGREAFFTIQRMEAKDQGNYSCRTHTEKRPFKWSEPSEPLELVIKEMYPKPFFKTWASPVVTPGARVTFNCSTPHQHMSFILYKDGSEIASSDRSWASPGASAAHFLIISVGAGDGGNYSCRYYDFAIWSEPSDPVELVVTEYYPQPTLLAQPGPVVLPGKNVTLRCQGAFPGMRFALLQEGNQVPLQFQSTSGNSADFLLHTVGAEDSGNYSCVYYETTMSNRGSHLSKPIMIWVTDTFPKPWLFAEPSSVVPVGKNVTLWCQGPVHGVGYILHKEREATSVHLWGSTSNDGAFPITNISGASIGRYSCCYHPDWTSPIKIQPSNTLELIVTGLLPKPSLLAQPGPIVAPGENMTFQCQGELPDSTFVLLKEGTQEPLEQQKPSGYRADFWMPAVRGEDSGIYSCVYYLDSAPFAASNHSDFLEIWVTDKPPKPSLSAWPSTMFKLGKDITLQCRGPLPGVEFVLEHDGEEAPQQFSEDGDFVINNVEGKGIGNYSCSYRLQAYPDIWSEPSDALELVGAAGPAAQECTVGNIVRSSLIVVVVVALGVVLAIEWKKWPRLRTRDSETDGRDQTIALEECNQEGEPGANTSSPSSVSQETSVELPVPI, encoded by the exons ATGACCCTGGACCGGCCAGGGCAGCGACCCACCATGTTGCGGACATTTACTGTCTTGCTCTTTTGCATTC TGATGCAGTCACAACCAGAGCTGTGGATAGAGACCAACTACCCTCAGGCCCCTTGGGAGAACATAACACTTTGGTGCAAAAGCCCCTCTCGGATTTCAAGCAAGTTCCTGCTGCTGAAGGATAAGACACAGATGACCTGGATCCGCCCTTCCTCCAAGACCTTCCAAGTTTCATTCCCTTTAGGTGCCCTTACTAAGTACAATGCAGGTCTTTACAGGTGCTGCTACTGGAAGGAGACAGGCTGGTCAGAGCCCAGTAAAGTTTTAGAGTTGGAGGCACCAG GTCAGCTGCCCAAGCCCATCTTCTGGATCCAGGCTGAGACCTCCCCTCTTCCTGGATGTAATGTTAACATACTCTGCCATGGCTGGCTGCAGGATTTGGTATTCATGCTGTTCAAGGAGGGATATGCAGAGCCCGTGGATTACCAAATCCCAACTGGGACAGTGGCCATATTCTCCATTGCCAACATGACACCTGAGAGCGAAGGGGTTTACATCTGCCGCACTCATATCCAGATGCTCCCCACTCTGTGGTCAGAGCCCAGCAACCCCCTGAAGCTGATTGTGGCAG GACTCTATCCCAAACCAACTCTGACAGCATATCCTGGGCCCATTATGGCACCTGGAGAAAGCCTGAGCCTCAGGTGTCAGGGGCCAATCTATGGAATGACATTTGCCCTAATAAGGCTTGAAGACTTGGAGAAATCCTTTTACCGCAAGAGGCCAATAAAAAATGAGGCATATTTCTTCTTTCGGGCTTTGAAAATCCATGATGCTGGACATTACCTCTGTTTTTACTATGATGGGTCATACAGGGGTTCACTCCTTAGTGATATCCTGAAAATCTGGGTAACCG ACACTTTCCCCAAGACCTGGCTACTTGCTCAGCCCAGTCCTGTGGTCCAAATGGGTCAGAACGTGAGCCTGTGGTGTCAAGGGCCAGTGGATGGAGTGGGGCTTGCACTCtataagaaaggagaagacaAACCACTTCAGCTCTTGGATACTGCCAGCACTGATGACGATGAGTCATTCTTCCTCAACAATGTGACCTACAGTGATGCTGGCGTCTATAGCTGCCTCTATCTCCTCTCCTGGAAGACCTCCATCAGGATGACATCACACAACACCATGGAGCTCGTGGTTGTAG ATAAGCCCCCCAAACCCTCCCTGTCAGCTTGGCCCAGCACTGTGTTCAAGCTAGGAAAGGCAATTACCCTCCAGTGCCGAGTACCTCATCCAGTACTCGAATTTTCTCTGGAATGGGAGGAAAGAGCAACATTCCAAAAATTCTCGGTGGATGGAGACTTCATCATCAGTAATGCTGAAGGGAAAGGCACAGGGACCTACAGTTGTAGTTATCGTATACAGGCACACCCCAACATCTGGTCACATCGCAGTGAGCCCCTGAGGCTGATGGGGCCAGCAG GCTTTCTCACCTGGAATTACGTTCTGAATGAAGCTATCAGGCTGTCCCTATTCATGCAGCTTGTTGCCTTGCTGTTGGTAGTGCTGTGGATAAGGTGGAAGTGTCGGAGACTCAGAATCAG AGAAGCCTGGTTGCTGGGGACTGCTCAAGGGGTCACCATGCTCTTCATAGTCACTGTCCTCTTCTGCTGTG GACTGTGCAATGGGGTATTGACAGAAGAGACTG AAATAATCATGCCAACCCCTAAGCCTGAGCTGTGGGCAGAGACCAACTTCCCTCTTGCCCCGTGGAAGAACTTAACCCTCTGGTGCAGAAGCCCTTCTGGCTCAACTAAGGAGTTTGTGTTGCTGAAGGATGGGACCGGGTGGATTGCAACTCGCCCGGCCTCAGAGCAGGTCCGGGCTGCCTTCCCCCTTGGTGCCCTGACCCAGAGCCACACCGGGAGTTACCATTGCCATTCGTGGGAGGAGATGGCTGTGTCAGAGCCCAGTGAGGCTCTGGAGCTGGTGGGCACAG ACATGCTCCCCAAACCTGTCATTTCTGCTTCCCCCCCAATCCGGGGCCAGAAACTGCAAATCCGGTGCAAAGGATGGCTGGCAGGCATGGAGTTTGTTCTGTACAAGGAGGGAGTGCAGGAACCTGTCCAGCAACTTGGTGCGGTTGGGAGAGAAGCCTTCTTTACAATCCAAAGAATGGAGGCTAAAGACCAAGGCAATTATAGCTGCCGTACTCACACTGAAAAGCGCCCCTTCAAGTGGTCTGAGCCCAGTGAGCCCCTGGAGCTTGTCATAAAAG AAATGTACCCCAAGCCCTTCTTCAAGACATGGGCCAGCCCTGTGGTCACTCCTGGTGCCCGAGTGACTTTCAACTGCTCCACTCCCCACCAGCACATGAGCTTTATTCTTTACAAAGATGGAAGTGAAATAGCATCCAGTGACAGGTCTTGGGCAAGTCCAGGGGCCAGTGCAGCTCACTTTCTGATCATTTCAGTGGGCGCTGGTGATGGAGGGAATTACAGCTGCCGCTATTATGACTTTGCTATCTGGTCTGAGCCCAGCGACCCTGTGGAGCTCGTGGTGACAG AATACTACCCGCAACCCACTCTCCTGGCGCAGCCAGGTCCTGTGGTGCTTCCTGGAAAGAATGTGACCCTGCGCTGCCAAGGGGCTTTCCCAGGCATGAGGTTTGCCCTCTTGCAGGAAGGAAACCAGGTTCCCTTACAGTTCCAGAGCACCTCAGGGAACTCAGCTGACTTCCTCCTCCATACCGTTGGAGCAGAGGACTCTGGGAACTACAGTTGTGTCTACTACGAGACAACCATGTCAAATAGGGGATCGCATCTCAGCAAGCCCATTATGATCTGGGTGACTG ACACGTTTCCCAAGCCATGGTTGTTTGCTGAGCCCAGTTCTGTGGTTCCTGTGGGGAAGAATGTTACTCTCTGGTGTCAGGGGCCAGTCCATGGAGTAGGGTACATTCTGcacaaagaaagagaagccaCTTCAGTGCATCTCTGGGGATCTACCAGTAATGACGGGGCATTCCCCATCACCAATATATCTGGTGCTAGCATAGGGCGTTACAGCTGCTGCTACCACCCTGACTGGACCAGCCCTATCAAGATACAGCCTAGCAACACTCTGGAACTCATAGTCACAG GTTTGCTCCCCAAACCCAGCCTCTTAGCCCAGCCAGGTCCCATTGTAGCCCCTGGAGAAAATATGACTTTTCAATGCCAAGGGGAACTTCCAGACTCAACATTTGTCCTGCTGAAGGAGGGCACTCAAGAGCCTTTGGAGCAACAGAAGCCAAGCGGGTACAGGGCTGACTTCTGGATGCCAGCGGTGAGAGGTGAAGATTCTGGGATCTATAGCTGTGTTTATTATTTGGATTCTGCTCCCTTTGCGGCTTCCAATCACAGTGACTTCCTGGAGATCTGGGTGACTG ATAAGCCCCCTAAGCCCTCGCTGTCAGCCTGGCCCAGTACTATGTTCAAGCTAGGGAAGGACATCACCCTTCAGTGCCGAGGACCCCTGCCAGGTGTTGAATTTGTCCTGGAGCATGATGGAGAAGAGGCTCCTCAGCAGTTCTCAGAGGATGGGGACTTCGTCATCAACAATGTAGAAGGAAAAGGCATTGGCAACTATAGCTGCAGCTACCGCCTCCAGGCCTATCCTGATATCTGGTCGGAGCCAAGTGATGCCCTGGAGCTGGTGGGGGCAGCAG GGCCTGCTGCTCAGGAGTGCACTGTGGGGAACATTGTCCGGAGTAGTCTGATTGTGGTGGTAGTTGTAGCCTTGGGGGTGGTGCTAGCCATAGAGTGGAAGAAGTGGCCTCGACTCCGAACCAG GGACTCAGAGACAGATGGAAGAGACCAGACCATAGCCCTTGAAGAGTGTAACCAAGAGGGAGAACCAGGCGCCAACACCAGCTCTCCCTCATCAGTCTCTCAGGAAACCTCAGTGGAACTGCCAGTCCCAATATAA